The region GCAAGAGCACAGCCGCCATTAGTAACACGGAATAACGAAAACCGAGCAGTGACAAAAGTGCCCCGCCAAGGAAAAAACCAACCCCTTTCAACGCATTTTTGGAACCAGTTAAGACTGCAATCCAACGAAAGAGCGCCCCTTGCGCATTTTCCGGCACCAAGGTCTTGATCGCACTTTTCGCACTCATTTTATTGAGATCTTTCGCGATGCCAGAAAGCGCCTGAGCCGCCATCACCCACGCAATAGATAACCAAGAAACAGGAACCGCCAACATCAGTAACGCCACGATCTGCATGCCAAGCCCAATGTTCATGGTGCGATTTAAACCCAATCTCGCCCCTAGCCAGCCGCCAACCAAATTGGTGACCACACCGAAGAACTCATAAAACAAAAATAGCGATGCAATCGAGAGGGTTGAATAGCCCAAATCATAAAAATAGAGCACCACTAACATACGTAATGCGCCGTCTGTTAGAGTGAAATTCCAGTAGTTAAACGTGACCAACATATATTGGCGCACGTTGGCATTTAGCTGCGACAACATGATCTCTATTCGGCTCTTAGTAATTGATGTACATACTCAATTTGATTTGGCTTGGTAAACGCACCGGGGCGTAGCGCTTGCACCTTAGTCACCACTTTCTCTAGCGGCCAACCCTTTTCTCCCAGCAGGTGCGCAGCAAGCAAACCTGTTCTGCCCGAACCGCCCATACAATGCAAAGCCACCTTCTCACCGTTATCTAAACAGCGAAGCAGAAATGGGCTAGCCAAATGCCATAAACGCGCAAATTCCGCATCCGGTACTTCATCATCTTCAATCGGTGTGTTGACCCAGCGTAAACCGTAAGCCGCAACCACATCCGGCAAGTCACTAACACCCGCATGCTGCATCTCTTCATCGCTAAGAGCCGTAACAACCACGGTCACCCCCTGCTCTTTTAGCTGCAGGATGCTATCTGCCAAAGAAACCCCTTTGGTTCCTGGGCACGGAGTCAGCACGAGTCCCGCGCTATTTTCCAGCGGCAATAACCACGTTGGATGCACTCTTTCTTGTTCCATTATTAATGCTCCTTATGCCCGACCAACGTGACGAACCAGTTCTGCAGTTCGAGTCGCGTAACCCATTTCGTTGTCATACCAAGCATAGATTTTCACCATGCGCTTACCCACCAGCATGGTTGATAGTGCATCTACCACTGTTGATCGTTGGTCGCCTTTGTAATCTATCGACACTAAAGGTTTTTCTTCAAAACCCAGAATGCCTTTTAGCTCACCGGCTGCCGCTTCTTTAAGCAGTTGGTTCACTTCCTCGACGGTCGTATCTCGTTTTACATCAAACACAATGTCGGTTAACGAGGCGTTAGCAAGTGGGACACGCACGGCATGGCCATTAATTTTGCCAGCCAGATCAGGGAAGATCTCGATGATCGCCGTCGCCGAGCCCGTAGTGGTTGGGATCAGGCTCATACCACAAGCTCGTGCACGACGCAGATCTTTATGCGGCGCATCCAAAATGGTTTGGGTATTCGTTAGATCATGTATGGTCGTAAATGCCGCTTGTTCAATACCCAATTTTTCATGGATTACTTTTACAATCGGCGCAATACAGTTAGTGGTACAGGAAGCGGCTGTCACGATGCGATGAAGGCGCGGATCAAATATGCTGTCGTTCACACCAACCACAATATTGGCAACCCCAGCGGCTTTTACTGGAGCCGACACCACCACACGTTTCACGCCTTGAGCCAGATATTGATTGAGCAAGTTAACGTCACGATGCTTACCCGTCGCTTCAATTACCACATCACATTGCGACCAATCCACCGCATCAATCGCTTTGTGTTGGCTAGTCGCAATAGATTTGCCATCAATAATAATGGCTCCGTCTTTGGCGGAAACACTGTGATGCCAACGGCCTTGAATCGAATCAAATTCCAATAGATGCGCTAATGTCTCAGCATCCCCTGCAACGTCGTTAATCTGCACGAACTCAAACTCTGGCCAATCAAAACTTGCCCGTAGAGCTAAACGTCCAATACGACCAAAACCATTAATACCGACTTTAATTGCCATCTCTTTTTCCTATGCTTGACAACAATTTGAGTGCTCACGCGCAGTGGCGTAGCGTTCCATATCTTGCTGATATTCTTTCGCCAAACATTGCGAATCCACCAGCCCTTGAATCTGCTTTTTCATCCAACCTGGGAGCGCTTCACTAATGCAATAAAACACCCATTGTCCTTGGCGACGATTGAACACGATGCCACTTGAGCGCAATAAGGCTAAATGACGCGACACTTTAGGTTGGCTTTCGTTTAAAGCTTCCGCCAAATCACCCACACAGATATTTGGGTAACGAGCAATCAGCAGCAAGCATCGCACCCGAGTTTCGTCGGCGAGCAATTTAAA is a window of Vibrio porteresiae DSM 19223 DNA encoding:
- a CDS encoding cyclin-dependent kinase inhibitor 3 family protein — its product is MEQERVHPTWLLPLENSAGLVLTPCPGTKGVSLADSILQLKEQGVTVVVTALSDEEMQHAGVSDLPDVVAAYGLRWVNTPIEDDEVPDAEFARLWHLASPFLLRCLDNGEKVALHCMGGSGRTGLLAAHLLGEKGWPLEKVVTKVQALRPGAFTKPNQIEYVHQLLRAE
- a CDS encoding ArsJ-associated glyceraldehyde-3-phosphate dehydrogenase, with the protein product MAIKVGINGFGRIGRLALRASFDWPEFEFVQINDVAGDAETLAHLLEFDSIQGRWHHSVSAKDGAIIIDGKSIATSQHKAIDAVDWSQCDVVIEATGKHRDVNLLNQYLAQGVKRVVVSAPVKAAGVANIVVGVNDSIFDPRLHRIVTAASCTTNCIAPIVKVIHEKLGIEQAAFTTIHDLTNTQTILDAPHKDLRRARACGMSLIPTTTGSATAIIEIFPDLAGKINGHAVRVPLANASLTDIVFDVKRDTTVEEVNQLLKEAAAGELKGILGFEEKPLVSIDYKGDQRSTVVDALSTMLVGKRMVKIYAWYDNEMGYATRTAELVRHVGRA
- a CDS encoding metalloregulator ArsR/SmtB family transcription factor, coding for MLPHDFFKLLADETRVRCLLLIARYPNICVGDLAEALNESQPKVSRHLALLRSSGIVFNRRQGQWVFYCISEALPGWMKKQIQGLVDSQCLAKEYQQDMERYATAREHSNCCQA